One genomic window of Micromonospora sp. WMMD1128 includes the following:
- a CDS encoding GNAT family N-acetyltransferase → MLDRRLSLHLATRLGQWPAGPGLHVVRSYRRARPAWDGRPRPAVGVTAGDSTVLSVPPQRVEAVRALVRGRPLGEWLPALPATVGTPELTWHCGVFRWCTRPAPLPDVGEWLPPTVPGAPPWLHLFDADVLVVRDADGAYLAGVGIKRHDAYGHELAVGTVPAARGRGLARRLVAQAARRVLDEGRIPTYVHNAGNHASARVAEAAGFPDRGWTSFGVSPH, encoded by the coding sequence GTGCTCGACCGGCGGCTCTCCCTGCACCTGGCGACCCGGTTGGGGCAGTGGCCGGCGGGTCCGGGGTTGCACGTGGTCCGGTCCTACCGCCGCGCCCGCCCGGCCTGGGACGGTCGGCCGCGCCCGGCGGTCGGCGTGACCGCGGGTGACAGCACCGTCCTCTCGGTGCCCCCGCAGCGTGTCGAGGCGGTCCGGGCGCTGGTCCGCGGGCGGCCCCTCGGGGAGTGGCTGCCCGCGCTGCCGGCGACGGTCGGCACGCCGGAACTCACCTGGCACTGCGGTGTCTTCCGCTGGTGCACCCGCCCGGCCCCGCTTCCGGACGTGGGGGAGTGGCTGCCGCCGACGGTGCCCGGCGCCCCGCCCTGGCTGCACCTGTTCGACGCCGACGTGCTCGTGGTCCGGGACGCCGACGGCGCCTACCTCGCCGGTGTGGGGATCAAGCGGCACGACGCGTACGGGCACGAGTTGGCGGTGGGCACGGTCCCGGCGGCGCGGGGACGAGGACTGGCCCGGCGGCTTGTCGCGCAGGCGGCCCGGCGGGTGCTGGACGAGGGGCGGATCCCCACCTACGTGCACAACGCCGGCAACCACGCCTCCGCCCGGGTGGCCGAGGCGGCCGGATTCCCGGACCGGGGCTGGACCTCGTTCGGCGTCTCCCCGCACTGA
- a CDS encoding response regulator transcription factor, whose product MAQRVLVVDDDRTVADVVCRYLEHAGYEVEHVGDGAAALASVARHPPHLVVLDLMLPVLDGLEVCRRLRERPDGVPIVMLTARGDEADRVLGLQLGADDYLSKPFSPRELVLRVRSVLRRAGGEPAGAAPELLVDGGLEVETGPRVARLHGRELTLTLREFDLLAHLMRHPARALRRAELLERVWGWSFGDQSTVTVHVRRLREKIETDPARPRRIVTVWGVGYRYEPADA is encoded by the coding sequence GTGGCGCAGCGGGTGCTGGTGGTCGACGACGACCGGACGGTCGCCGACGTGGTCTGCCGCTACCTGGAGCACGCCGGCTACGAGGTCGAGCACGTCGGCGACGGGGCCGCCGCCCTGGCCAGCGTGGCCCGCCACCCGCCGCACCTGGTGGTGCTGGACCTGATGCTGCCCGTGCTCGACGGGTTGGAGGTGTGTCGGCGGCTGCGGGAGCGGCCGGACGGCGTACCCATCGTGATGCTCACCGCGCGCGGCGACGAGGCCGACCGGGTCCTCGGCCTGCAACTGGGCGCGGACGACTACCTGAGCAAGCCGTTCTCCCCGCGGGAGCTGGTGCTGCGGGTCCGCTCGGTGCTGCGCCGGGCCGGCGGCGAGCCGGCCGGCGCCGCGCCGGAGCTGCTCGTCGACGGCGGCCTGGAGGTGGAGACCGGCCCCCGGGTGGCTCGCCTGCACGGCCGTGAGCTGACCCTGACGTTGCGCGAGTTCGACCTGCTGGCGCACCTGATGCGGCATCCGGCGCGGGCGCTGCGCCGGGCCGAGTTGCTGGAACGGGTCTGGGGCTGGAGCTTCGGCGACCAGTCGACGGTGACCGTGCACGTGCGCCGGCTGCGGGAGAAGATCGAGACCGATCCGGCCCGGCCGCGCCGCATCGTCACCGTCTGGGGCGTCGGCTACCGGTACGAGCCGGCCGATGCGTGA
- a CDS encoding HAMP domain-containing sensor histidine kinase: MRDLLLIFGVALAAALAVGMAGAVALRLLRGRSITVHISVLLVMTVAAVAAGVAGVAQAMFLSPHDLQVVLITVSAAAVVTLAVGWSFGRRLAAAAVWADQARARERQIEKGRRDLVAWVSHDLRTPLAGLRAMAEALEDGVVHHPVTVAEYHRRIRVETDRMTRLVDDLFELSRINAGALRLTLSTVALGDVVSDALAGAAPLAAARRIRLVAPEAGWPSVLASERELARVVGNLLLNAIRYTPVDGTVRVDAGREVDTAWLAVADTCGGIPEDDLPRVFDVAFRGEPARTPAAVEPGGSGGLGLAIVRGLVEAHGGRVEVRNVSDGCRFVVRLPIAAI, encoded by the coding sequence ATGCGTGACCTCCTGCTGATCTTCGGCGTGGCGCTGGCCGCCGCGCTCGCGGTCGGGATGGCCGGCGCGGTGGCGCTGCGGCTGCTGCGCGGCCGGTCGATCACCGTGCACATCTCGGTGCTGCTGGTGATGACCGTCGCCGCGGTGGCCGCCGGGGTGGCGGGCGTCGCCCAGGCGATGTTCCTCTCCCCGCACGACCTCCAGGTGGTGCTGATCACGGTCTCCGCCGCAGCCGTGGTGACCCTGGCGGTGGGCTGGTCGTTCGGCCGCCGGCTGGCCGCCGCCGCCGTCTGGGCCGACCAGGCGCGTGCCCGGGAGCGGCAGATCGAGAAGGGCCGCCGGGACCTGGTCGCCTGGGTCTCGCACGACCTGCGCACCCCGCTCGCCGGGCTGCGGGCGATGGCCGAGGCGCTTGAGGACGGGGTGGTCCACCACCCGGTGACGGTGGCCGAGTACCACCGCCGGATCCGGGTGGAGACCGACCGGATGACGAGGCTCGTCGACGACCTGTTCGAGCTGTCCCGGATCAACGCCGGCGCGCTGCGGCTGACGCTGTCCACGGTGGCGCTCGGCGATGTGGTCTCCGACGCGCTGGCCGGCGCGGCGCCGCTGGCCGCCGCCCGCCGGATCCGGCTGGTCGCGCCCGAGGCGGGCTGGCCGTCGGTGCTCGCCAGCGAGCGGGAACTGGCCCGGGTGGTGGGCAACCTGCTGCTCAACGCGATCCGGTACACCCCGGTGGACGGGACGGTGCGGGTGGACGCCGGGCGGGAGGTGGACACCGCCTGGCTGGCCGTGGCGGACACCTGCGGTGGCATCCCGGAGGACGACCTGCCGCGGGTCTTCGACGTGGCGTTCCGGGGCGAGCCGGCCCGCACGCCGGCGGCGGTCGAGCCGGGTGGCTCGGGCGGGCTCGGGCTGGCGATCGTGCGCGGGCTGGTTGAGGCGCACGGCGGGCGGGTAGAGGTGCGGAACGTCAGCGACGGATGCCGGTTCGTGGTCCGCCTGCCGATCGCCGCGATCTGA
- a CDS encoding DNA repair protein, whose amino-acid sequence MPQKPNDRFQQDPERSWPAAASAGRFPVQAQYREARHRRLSWAELNAQPAETSAWRGLTTG is encoded by the coding sequence ATGCCTCAGAAGCCGAATGACCGATTCCAGCAGGACCCGGAGCGGAGCTGGCCGGCCGCCGCCTCCGCCGGCCGCTTCCCGGTCCAGGCGCAGTACCGCGAGGCCCGCCATCGACGACTCTCCTGGGCCGAGCTGAACGCGCAGCCCGCCGAGACGTCCGCCTGGCGCGGCCTCACCACCGGATGA
- a CDS encoding Clp protease N-terminal domain-containing protein gives MTEIEPLKMSQPVRLDELIEGIKKGRTDALDQLADAVLVADHLGDIADHLIGHFVDQARRSGASWTEIGRSMGVSKQAAQKRSAAKAETAAALDPNAGFGRFTPRARNVVVASQEEARAAGNAEITPGHIALGLLAEPDGLAAALIVAKGVPLERLREAVTATLPAKAEAVPELIPYDARAKKVLELTFREALRMGHNYIGTEHILLALLEDEAGDGVLGGLGLTKEALESAVEGALAELNRKRA, from the coding sequence ATGACTGAGATTGAGCCGCTCAAGATGAGCCAACCGGTGCGCCTCGACGAGTTGATCGAGGGCATCAAGAAGGGGCGCACGGACGCGCTCGACCAGCTCGCCGACGCGGTCCTCGTCGCGGACCACCTGGGCGACATCGCCGACCACCTGATCGGCCACTTCGTCGACCAGGCCCGTCGCTCCGGCGCCTCGTGGACGGAGATCGGCCGCAGCATGGGGGTCAGCAAGCAGGCCGCCCAGAAGCGCTCCGCCGCCAAGGCGGAGACCGCCGCCGCGCTCGACCCGAACGCCGGGTTCGGGCGGTTCACCCCGCGCGCCCGCAACGTGGTGGTGGCCTCGCAGGAGGAGGCGCGGGCGGCCGGCAACGCCGAGATCACCCCCGGGCACATCGCGCTGGGGCTGCTCGCTGAGCCGGACGGGCTGGCGGCGGCGTTGATCGTGGCCAAGGGCGTACCGCTGGAGAGGCTGCGGGAGGCCGTCACCGCGACGTTGCCGGCGAAGGCCGAGGCGGTCCCGGAGCTGATCCCCTACGACGCGCGGGCCAAGAAGGTCCTGGAGCTGACGTTCCGGGAGGCGCTGCGGATGGGCCACAACTACATCGGTACGGAGCACATCCTGCTCGCCCTGCTGGAGGACGAGGCCGGCGACGGCGTGCTCGGCGGACTCGGCCTGACCAAGGAGGCGCTGGAGTCCGCGGTGGAGGGCGCGCTGGCCGAGCTGAACCGCAAGCGGGCCTGA